The Benincasa hispida cultivar B227 chromosome 11, ASM972705v1, whole genome shotgun sequence genome has a segment encoding these proteins:
- the LOC120091774 gene encoding lysophospholipid acyltransferase 1 has translation MGLEMESLAASIGVSVPVLRFLLCFVATIPVSFLWRIVPGRLPKHLYSALSGVLLSYLSFGFSSNLHFLVPMFLGYASMVLFRRHCGLITFFLGFGYLIGCHVYYMSGDAWKEGGIDATGALMVLTLKVISCAINYNDGLLKEEGLSEAQKKNRLIKLPSLIEYIGYCLCCGSHFAGPVYETKDYLEWTDGNGIWKHDEQNPPPSPYLATIRALLQAAFCMVLYLYLVPQFPLSRFIDPIYHDWPFWKRLGYQYMAGFTARWKYYFIWSISEASIIISGLGFSGWTKSSPPKPRWDRAKNVDILGLEFVKSAVEIPLKWNIQVSTWLRHYVYERLVQKGRKPGFFQLLATQTVSAVWHGLYPGYIIFFVQSAVMIAGSRVIYRWQQAIPSSMAFLKSLLGFLNFAYTVLVLNYSCVGFMVLSLHETISSYGSVYYIGTIIPVTLILLGSIIKPAPARSKARKDQ, from the exons ATGGGCCTGGAGATGGAATCCTTGGCCGCCTCAATTGGCGTCTCCGTCCCTGTTCTCCGCTTCCTTCTCTGTTTCGTCGCCACAATTCCGGTCAGCTTTCTATGGCGGATTGTTCCTGGTCGCCTCCCCAAGCATCTCTATTCCGCCCTCTCCGGCGTTCTTCTCTCTTACCTCTcttttgggttttcttcaaaCCTCCATTTTTTGGTCCCCATGTTCCTGGGTTATGCTTCCATGGTTCTCTTCCGTCGCCATTGCGGATTGATTACATTCTTCTTGGGTTTTGGTTATCTCATTGGATG CCATGTATATTACATGAGTGGGGACGCTTGGAAGGAAGGAGGTATCGATGCAACTG GAGCTTTGATGGTGTTGACACTGAAAGTCATTTCATGTGCCATAAATTATAATGATGGGTTGTTAAAAGAAGAAGGTTTAAGTGAGGCTCAAAAGAAGAATCGATTGATTAAGTTGCCCTCGTTAATCGAGTACATTGGTTACTGCCTCTGCTGTGGCAGCCACTTTGCTGGTCCTGTTTATGAAACGAAGGATTATCTTGAGTGGACTGATGGAAATGGG ATTTGGAAGCATGATGAACAAAACCCACCTCCATCACCATATCTGGCAACAATTAGAGCTCTTCTCCAAGCTGCTTTTTGTATGGTCTTGTATTTGTACCTGGTACCTCAGTTTCCATTATCCCGTTTTATTGATCCCATCTACCATGATTGGCCATTCTGGAAGCGTCTTGGGTACCAATATATGGCAGGCTTCACCGCACGCTGGAAGTATTATTTCATCTGGTCAATTTCGGAGGCCTCCATCATTATTTCTGGCTTAGGTTTCAGTGGTTGGACAAAATCTTCTCCACCTAAACCACGCTGGGACCGTGCAAAGAATGTTGACATTCTTGGTCTTGAGtttgtgaagagtgcagttgagATTCCTCTTAAATGGAATATTCAAGTCAGCACTTGGCTTCGTCATT ATGTTTATGAAAGGCTGGTTCAGAAGGGGAGGAAACCCGGTTTCTTTCAGCTGCTGGCAACACAGACTGTCAGTGCTGTTTGGCAT GGTCTGTATCCTGGGTACATCATCTTCTTCGTTCAGTCTGCTGTGATGATTGCTGGTTCAAGAG TTATTTACAGATGGCAACAAGCTATTCCTTCATCCATGGCTTTCCTCAAAAGTCTACTTGGATTTTTGAACTTTGCTTACACAGTTTTGGTTCTGAACTACTCCTGCGTCGGGTTCATG GTCTTGAGCTTACATGAGACAATTTCCTCGTATGGAAGCGTATACTACATCGGAACCATAATTCCTGTCACGCTAATCTTACTTGGTTCCATTATTAAACCTGCACCAGCTAGATCCAAAGCTCGAAAAGATCAGTGA